TGCTCATGTCTTAAATCTAGGTTTAAAGCAGTGGTCCCCAATTTAGAGTCGAAACTCATTTGACTTTTAGCGCCCATCACATCACTGCGATGGTAATTATGACCGGCGTACCAGCTGGGTGCAGTGTCGTTGCCCGCGATAAAAAGTCCATTTCGATACTGGTAAAAATCAGCACCTTCCTCGCGGAAAAGTTGAAATTCATCCCAATTACGGCGCCAGTATAGGTTGTGATTCCAGCGGATTTTTTCACCGCTGCTTATATCTACGCTACCAAATAGGGTGCGGGTTTTTTCATATTGATCCGGATAGGCATCGGAATAGAAATTCTGGGCTCCGAATCCTTGATCGGTATAGCCCCCTTGCACTTTGATGTTTTGATGGCCCAAATTGAAATCACTTTGCAAGGAAACATTGCTGTTTACAAAGTCGGTGTTTTCCTTAAAACCATCACTGCGATTATGTGAAACGGAGATCCTACTTTGATGCTTTTCACCTTTGATTTCTTGTTGCAATCCAGTTTGTAGGCTGTTAAACATGCCATAGTCTAGATTGAGGCTGGTGGCATTGCCTTTGGCTTCTTTGGTGATGATATTAATGGCACCGGAAAATGCATTGGCGCCAAAAATATAGGAGCCTCCACCCAACAGTATTTCAATGCGTTCGATGTCGTTTTTTGCCACTGGCAAGTTCATCAAATGGTGACCCGTTTGTGGGTCGCCCAGGCGTACTCCGTTTACCAAAACCAGTACTTGTTCGAAACTTCCTCCCCGAACACTAAGGTCGGTTTGGGTTCCGTAAATCCCGCGTTGACGGGCATCGATTCCGGTAGCAAAATCCAATAATTCTGCTACGCTGTTCACCGGTGCCTTTTCCAACTCTTCCCCGGAGAGGATCTGGACATTGCGGTTACTGTTCATCAAGCTTTGCTCGAAAAGGGCAGCCGAAACCGTAACGGTATCTAGCTGAATCTGTGCGCTCAGACTTCCCCCAATGAGCAGGCTAAGAAAAAGATTTCGAGTTTTCATTTGTGCTTTTTTGTTAGAGGCGGCAAAGCTACTTGCAATGTTCAATTTCGCTCTATTGGATTCCAAGAAGTCTTGTCATAGCTTTGCGCCTTCTCACGGGGTGCTTCTCAAATTATAGAGAGGCTGAGATTATACCCAGGGTGGTTCTGCCATCCATACCTGATCCGGGTAATGCCGGCGTAGGGAAAAGGAGCACAATGCGCGCTTCAATCAATATTTAATTAACCGCAAAAGGAGCATACCCCGGTTTCTTTTCATAACATTTTGTTTTATGAAAAGGCAACTACTTGTTCTTGCTTTATTGGGATTGAGCCCTTCCCTTATTCGGGCTCAGGAAACGGACACCTCCAAAGTCCATCAATTGGAAGAAGTAACCATTTCTACGGTTCGGGCTTCCGCCGATGCGCCAGTAGCTCAGGTAACTCTCACAAAAAAGCAAATTGAAAAAGTGTTCCAAGGTCAGGATGGCGCTTTTATCCTGGAAAGATTAAGCCCTTCTTTGGTGGCTTATTCGGAGTCGGGGACCAATTTTAGCAATTATGGTCAAATGCGCTTACGCGGTATCGACCAAAGTCGGATTAACATTACTCTCAATGGAGTGCCCTTAAATGATATGATGGATCAAGGGGTGTTTTTCTCCAATTTCACGGATTTTGGAAATAGCGTAGAGTCGGTTCAGATTCAGCGTGGGGTAGGAACTTCCAGTAATGGTGTGGCTTCCTATGCCGGATCCGTCAATTTTGAATCCATTTCGCTAACTCGCCAAAAGCCCAGTACCGAACTGCAATTAACCGGTGGGTCTTTCAATACCCTGCGTGCCAGTGCTGAGGTGCATACAGGATTGATGGAAAACCGCACCGCCTTTTATGCAAGAATGAGCCGTTTGCAGAGCGATGGCTATCGTCGCCATTCGGGCACGGAATCGAATTCCCTCTTTTTCTCCGGCGGCTATTTTGGTGATGAGCATGCGGTGAAATTCACGGCCTTTGCCGGGAATACCCAAAATGATTTGGCCTATTCGCCCGTTCCTTTGGCGCAAATTAAGCGGGATCCTCGTACTAATATTTTGAACGAAACCGACATTGATGATTTTTCACAATGGTTGTTTCAATTGCAACATACCTGGCGATTAGGGCTTAAGAATTCTTGGGTAAACACCATTTATTATGGTGGTGCTGGTGGCGATTTTCCTTATTCCTATCCAGACAGTAGCAGTCCTTCGGGTCTAACCGCTATCAATTATCCGCTCTATAATGATCATTATGGTTGGCTTTCAAATTTCAATTGGAACTCTAATTTGGGCTCCTTTAATTTCGGAACTCACCTTTATACCTTCTTGCGTGAAAATGCGGAGTATGTAGTGCCTAATCGCCTAAACCCTTATTATCAGGATAAGAGTACTAAAGATGAGTTTTCAATTTTTGCAAAATGGGAGAAAGCCTGGGGACCTCTTAAATTTTATGCCGATGTTCAAGCTCGTCAAGTGTATATAAGCTTGGGTGGAGATGCTAGCTATTTGGGTGAGGATCCTGCTATCCCAAGCCGCGATTATTTCTTCCTTAATCCTAAGGCAGGAGTGACCTATGACTTGAAATCCAATTGGCAACTCTATTTATCCTTTGGTCGCAGTGGTCGCGAGCCAACCCGTTCCGACATTTTAGGTGGCCTGCAGGTAACGCCTTACAATATTGCTAATGTGCGCAGTGGAGCCAATGTAAGTCCGGAATATGTAAATGACCTGGAGCTTGGAACTCGCTTTGAATACCAAAAATTGAAGGTGGATGTAAACGCTTATTACATGACCTTCGAAAACGAAATTGCTCCCATTGGAGCTTATATCAGCGAAGGCTTTTACCAGATTTATTTGAATCAGGATCCTAGTTTCCGTCGTGGAGTAGAATTGATGGCCGATTACAGTTTCTTGAAGCGTTTCAATGTGAGAGCACAAATGGCTTATTTGGATGCGCGCATTAGCACCTATGCCCCGGTAAATGCCAATGTGGTATACGAAAATGTTCGTCCGATTTTAAGTCCGGAATGGAATGGTTCGATATTCTTGAACTATGCAGTAAACTCCAGGTTGAACGCCGGAATTCGCGCACGTTTCCTCAGTGAGCAGTTTATGGAGTTGACTAATGATCCTAGCTTGGTGGTGCCAGCCTCTACGGTATTGGACTTTGTAGCGGATTGGCGCTTTTATAAGGAACATCAAATTAGCCTGCAGGTAAACAACATTACGGATGCTCTTTATTATACCTATGGAGCACCTGCTTTTGATGGTACTCCTGGCTATTTAGTGCAAGCGCCGCTTAATGTTTACGCTACCTTAAGACTGGTATTCTAATGCGGAAATTAGTAATGCTTGCAGGACTGGTGCTTAGCCTTTGGTCCTGCACGAATCCTGCGAAAGAGAGCGCAGCTTCTGATAAGGAGGAGCTGCTCGAAATGGATACCCTGCGTTTGGCTTTAGACTGGACGCCCAATGTTTTGCATACTGGGATTTTTTATGCGGAATCACAGAAATGGTTTCAAGAAGCGGGCATCCACTTGATTTGGGATACCCCGGAAAGGGATAATTATACCAAGAAGCCCATCTTTAGATTATTAGATGGGGAAGTAGATTTAGCGGTAGGCCCTTCAGAACATTTATTTGCCTTTGCGGCAGATAGTGCCCAGGTACATGCCCAGGCTGTAGCCAGCTTATTGCAAAGCGATCGCAGTGCCTTTGTGGTTAAGAAATCATCGGGGATAAAGCGACCTGCGGATATTGGCTCTGCAACTTATTTGGGCTACCACACGCCTTTAGAAGAGCATATCCTTAAGGCAATGATCGAAGCAGATGGTGCTGTGGCGAAATTCGGAACCGAAACTCCGGGTCGCCTTCAGGTCTGGGATGCTTTTCGGAAGGATTCGGGCGAGGTGGCCTGGGTGTTTTTGCATTGGGAAGCCATGCAATCGGAATTAGCCGGAGATAGTCTTAATACCTTTATCCCTAATGATTATGGTGTGCCTTATGGCTATTCATCCGTAATTATGGCTCCTAAGGTTTTGGATGCCGATCAGGCGGATTTAATTCGTCGCTTTTTAGACATCTGCCGAAAGGCTTATCAAGAATGTAATAATCATCCGGATTTGGTTTTGGACTCCATATTGGATCATATCCAGCATCCCAATTTCGTGAATCATGTTTTTATGCGGCAGGCTTTCGCCGATATCCGCCCTCATTTTGGCACGGATCAATGGGGGGTGATGGCAGATCAAAAATGGTTGGACTATGCCCAATGGTTGGAAGAGCGAGGTTTGAATGATTTACAAGCTCATGCCGTTAAGGAATTCTACAGCAATGAATTTTTAGAACCTAAATAGACTCTTAAAGCAATTTTTGAAGAGCGTCCAGTGCATTGCTGAGGCGCTCTTTTTTTTGCCCCTTCACAATGGCATAAGGCCGATTGTACTCTTGAATCAAAGCCAGGTTTTCATGGAATATATCCAATCGATCAATGGGATTTTCTCGCAGGGGGTCGGGCTCCCATTCCAAATCCGGATAGCAAAGCAAATAGGAGTGTTCTTGTTCTCTCTGGATTTGCTCCATTAAAGGCGCGGGATCAAAGTTGAAAACCCGTCGATTCCAAATTAAATAGTTGAAACTATCGGTGTCTAAGAGGATGTTTCCTTCCGGGTGTTTTTCCAGGGCTTGGGCCTGATGGGCCAGGTGTTCCTGATAGATTTCCTGTAAACTGGCTTTGTTGTATTCGGGCCCATTTTTTTCGAGATATATACGGGCATATTCTGCTACCCAGGGAATATCCAGCTTTTCACTCAGCTCCCGGCATAATTGCGATTTACCTGAACTTTCAGGTCCACTTACTACGATAATGCGCCGCTCCACAAGAGGTAACCGTTAATGGATAGTAAGGTATAAATAAGAAAAAGCAAGGCGCTGAGCTTTAAGCCTCTTTGGAAATAGAGCCAGATACTTACGGTGTCAATCACGATCCAATAAATCCAATTCTCCGGGTAAAAGTTCACCATTAAGATGGTGGCGGCAATACTGGATATGGTGGTGAAGGAGTCTAAATAGGGGAGCTTAGAGTCGGTAAAATGACTTAAAGCGTAGCCGCTAATTCCAATCAGGAAAATACAGGCGGCAATGATATAGAGATGG
The Croceimicrobium hydrocarbonivorans genome window above contains:
- a CDS encoding TonB-dependent receptor plug domain-containing protein → MKTRNLFLSLLIGGSLSAQIQLDTVTVSAALFEQSLMNSNRNVQILSGEELEKAPVNSVAELLDFATGIDARQRGIYGTQTDLSVRGGSFEQVLVLVNGVRLGDPQTGHHLMNLPVAKNDIERIEILLGGGSYIFGANAFSGAINIITKEAKGNATSLNLDYGMFNSLQTGLQQEIKGEKHQSRISVSHNRSDGFKENTDFVNSNVSLQSDFNLGHQNIKVQGGYTDQGFGAQNFYSDAYPDQYEKTRTLFGSVDISSGEKIRWNHNLYWRRNWDEFQLFREEGADFYQYRNGLFIAGNDTAPSWYAGHNYHRSDVMGAKSQMSFDSKLGTTALNLDLRHEQVRSNNLGDSLSDFIPINNSRGAYYLGAERQNLSLSGQHLFRIKQWQISAALQANYNTDFGFGLYPALNAGLRLGKSHKVYTSFNRSFRFPSYTDLYYRLGGARGSQDLQEEESYNYEAGYRFFGYDWYGNVSAFYRNGQNIIDWTQACDTCDLIAGNTSEVNFMGGEFSLRKNLNPENSFLALNFAELSYTYLQSSSPSKDKVYRSLYVFDHLRHKITLRVGHRISKKLSLHYFLSYQDRQGQYREANTGDLTDYPDVFLVNASLDYQIHDFTLSLKGQNLLNKKYFDRGNVEMPGLWLQAGLRYRWSY
- a CDS encoding AAA family ATPase; this translates as MERRIIVVSGPESSGKSQLCRELSEKLDIPWVAEYARIYLEKNGPEYNKASLQEIYQEHLAHQAQALEKHPEGNILLDTDSFNYLIWNRRVFNFDPAPLMEQIQREQEHSYLLCYPDLEWEPDPLRENPIDRLDIFHENLALIQEYNRPYAIVKGQKKERLSNALDALQKLL
- a CDS encoding ABC transporter substrate-binding protein, coding for MRKLVMLAGLVLSLWSCTNPAKESAASDKEELLEMDTLRLALDWTPNVLHTGIFYAESQKWFQEAGIHLIWDTPERDNYTKKPIFRLLDGEVDLAVGPSEHLFAFAADSAQVHAQAVASLLQSDRSAFVVKKSSGIKRPADIGSATYLGYHTPLEEHILKAMIEADGAVAKFGTETPGRLQVWDAFRKDSGEVAWVFLHWEAMQSELAGDSLNTFIPNDYGVPYGYSSVIMAPKVLDADQADLIRRFLDICRKAYQECNNHPDLVLDSILDHIQHPNFVNHVFMRQAFADIRPHFGTDQWGVMADQKWLDYAQWLEERGLNDLQAHAVKEFYSNEFLEPK
- a CDS encoding TonB-dependent receptor is translated as MKRQLLVLALLGLSPSLIRAQETDTSKVHQLEEVTISTVRASADAPVAQVTLTKKQIEKVFQGQDGAFILERLSPSLVAYSESGTNFSNYGQMRLRGIDQSRINITLNGVPLNDMMDQGVFFSNFTDFGNSVESVQIQRGVGTSSNGVASYAGSVNFESISLTRQKPSTELQLTGGSFNTLRASAEVHTGLMENRTAFYARMSRLQSDGYRRHSGTESNSLFFSGGYFGDEHAVKFTAFAGNTQNDLAYSPVPLAQIKRDPRTNILNETDIDDFSQWLFQLQHTWRLGLKNSWVNTIYYGGAGGDFPYSYPDSSSPSGLTAINYPLYNDHYGWLSNFNWNSNLGSFNFGTHLYTFLRENAEYVVPNRLNPYYQDKSTKDEFSIFAKWEKAWGPLKFYADVQARQVYISLGGDASYLGEDPAIPSRDYFFLNPKAGVTYDLKSNWQLYLSFGRSGREPTRSDILGGLQVTPYNIANVRSGANVSPEYVNDLELGTRFEYQKLKVDVNAYYMTFENEIAPIGAYISEGFYQIYLNQDPSFRRGVELMADYSFLKRFNVRAQMAYLDARISTYAPVNANVVYENVRPILSPEWNGSIFLNYAVNSRLNAGIRARFLSEQFMELTNDPSLVVPASTVLDFVADWRFYKEHQISLQVNNITDALYYTYGAPAFDGTPGYLVQAPLNVYATLRLVF
- the pnuC gene encoding nicotinamide riboside transporter PnuC, giving the protein MRALRWNSLEVLAVISSLLYTILLSYESIWSWLFAILASIFFSVLCFRRKIYAELALQGFYLATAVYGYLNWGAEFKTLPPLDLNIHLYIIAACIFLIGISGYALSHFTDSKLPYLDSFTTISSIAATILMVNFYPENWIYWIVIDTVSIWLYFQRGLKLSALLFLIYTLLSINGYLLWSGALS